One window of the Rosa rugosa chromosome 3, drRosRugo1.1, whole genome shotgun sequence genome contains the following:
- the LOC133736517 gene encoding prunin 1 Pru du 6-like, with the protein MATSHLVATLFSAPCISSEANSHLPMYKNEVYVFEILIACKEKNGMRFLTHHLYFSPPHLLLSPINTNALYSPLHHNPKLASYLPLIITMAKHLALAFSLCLLVLFHGCLARRQQSQSSQQNECQLNQIQAREPDNRIETEAGRIESWDYNQDDLQCAGVAVQRITIERNGLHLPSYTNTPRLVYVVQGRGHLGMVFPGCPETFEESEQSDEEQQGQQQGQQGQQRGRQQQGRRQGQFGQQGQQGQQDFEQLDRHQRVRRVKEGDVIAIPAGVTTWSHNDGDRSLVFVTLLDISNNHNQLDQNPRRFYLAGNPQDEFNQQSQSRQGQQGQRQQGQQGRSRQQRQGNNNNNIYAGFETELLADALNIDQQTAQQLQGQNDNRPQIVRVQGRLDFVEPPRSQREERQLQGQQGQNGLEELFCHMKIKQNIGKPSMADVFSPQAGRISTLNSFSMPILRHLRLSAERGFLYNNAIHSPHWNLNAHEIVYVIRGSARVQVVNDNGETILDDQVRQGQLFVVPQNHAVLQKAMSNGYEYIAFKTDDNAMINTLAGRTSVLRALPDVVLANAYQMDREQARNLKYNRQETLALSSSRSSQSQS; encoded by the exons ATGGCCACCTCCCACCTGGTTGCCACCTTGTTCTCTGCACCTTGTATCTCCTCTGAAGCCAATAGCCACCTGCCCATGTATAAAAATGAGGTGTATGTATTTGAAATACTAATAGCATGCAAAGAGAAGAATGGCATGAGATTCCTTACACATCATTTGTACTTTTCTCCTCCTCACCTCCTTCTCTCTCCTATAAATACCAACGCCCTCTACTCCCCACTTCACCACAACccaaagctagctagctatctaCCACTGATCATTACTATGGCAAAGCATTTAGCTCTCGCCTTTTCTCTTTGCTTGCTTGTTCTCTTCCACGGCTGCTTAGCCAGACGCCAACAATCTCAGTCCAGCCAGCAAAATGAGTGCCAGCTGAACCAGATCCAAGCCCGCGAGCCTGACAACCGTATTGAGACTGAAGCAGGTCGGATTGAGTCATGGGACTACAACCAGGATGACTTGCAGTGCGCTGGTGTCGCTGTTCAAAGAATCACCATTGAGCGTAATGGCCTTCACTTGCCTTCTTACACTAACACTCCAAGGCTTGTGTACGTTGTACAAG GTAGGGGTCATCTAGGGATGGTATTCCCTGGCTGTCCTGAGACATTTGAGGAGTCTGAGCAATCTGATGAAGAACAACAGGGTCAACAACAGGGTCAGCAAGGCCAACAACGCGGCCGCCAGCAACAGGGACGCCGACAAGGACAATTCGGACAGCAAGGCCAACAAGGACAACAAGACTTTGAACAGCTAGACCGACACCAGAGGGTGCGACGCGTCAAAGAAGGTGATGTTATCGCAATCCCCGCCGGAGTCACAACCTGGTCTCACAACGACGGTGACAGATCTCTTGTTTTTGTTACTCTTTTAGACATCAGCAATAACCACAACCAGCTTGACCAAAACCCAAGG CGATTCTATCTTGCTGGTAACCCACAAGATGAGTTCAACCAACAAAGCCAAAGCCGACAAGGACAACAAGGCCAAAGACAACAAGGACAACAAGGAAGGAGCAGGCAGCAACGGCAgggaaacaacaacaacaacatctatGCCGGGTTCGAGACAGAACTCCTCGCCGACGCTCTCAACATCGACCAACAGACTGCCCAGCAGCTCCAGGGACAGAACGACAACAGGCCACAGATTGTTAGGGTTCAGGGACGTCTCGACTTTGTCGAGCCACCACGGTCACAGAGGGAGgaaagacaactgcaaggacAACAAGGACAGAATGGCCTTGAGGAGCTATTCTGCCACATGAAGATCAAGCAGAACATCGGCAAGCCTTCAATGGCTGACGTCTTCAGCCCGCAAGCCGGTCGCATCAGCACCCTCAACAGCTTTAGCATGCCTATTCTCAGGCACCTCCGCCTCAGTGCTGAGAGAGGCTTCTTGTACAAC AATGCTATCCACAGCCCACACTGGAACTTGAATGCCCATGAGATAGTCTATGTCATCAGAGGTAGCGCCAGGGTTCAGGTGGTGAACGACAACGGCGAGACCATCTTGGACGACCAGGTCCGCCAGGGACAGCTCTTCGTCGTACCACAGAACCACGCCGTGTTGCAGAAGGCCATGAGCAACGGATACGAGTACATTGCCTTCAAGACCGATGACAATGCCATGATCAACACTCTGGCTGGCAGGACCTCCGTCCTGCGGGCACTCCCCGACGTGGTCCTCGCCAACGCCTACCAGATGGACCGTGAGCAGGCAAGGAACCTCAAATACAACAGGCAGGAGACCCTTGCCTTGAGCTCCTCAAGGTCTTCCCAGTCACAGAGCTAG